From Dioscorea cayenensis subsp. rotundata cultivar TDr96_F1 chromosome 13, TDr96_F1_v2_PseudoChromosome.rev07_lg8_w22 25.fasta, whole genome shotgun sequence, the proteins below share one genomic window:
- the LOC120274949 gene encoding LOW QUALITY PROTEIN: ACT domain-containing protein ACR3-like (The sequence of the model RefSeq protein was modified relative to this genomic sequence to represent the inferred CDS: deleted 2 bases in 2 codons), which yields MRMTLGDGFGGAGAGGAYFDPDFDSLIERIQSPRVCIDNETRHDCTLVKVDSANRPGILLEMVQVLTDLDLVISKSYISSDGGWLMDVFHVTDHQGKKLTDQSLILYIQQSLVVGRKESAREVRTCLGEAGGPRTPGGRTHCLEFTAADRPGLLSEVSAVLVELDCHVLSTQAWTHNSRAACIMTLVDTPSARPIVSRERLGYVEEQVGSVVGAHRGPGEKMHVSLSGPTPGRVHSERRLHQLMLEDGDYEESPLPLPVEGDQFAKVNIEERKKESMGFGSGAARMVTQVSVDSWKERGYSVVNVRSRDRPKLLFDTVCALTDMQYAVFHAAVSSHGPVALQEYYIRRVDGCTLDAEVERRRVTRCLVAAIERRVSHGMRLDVCMRDRVGLIAEITRAVRENGLSLARVECRLQRQMMVGSFLCDRCVGRGVVDERRVEALREQIGAGVDLEVKGLSPMQSRRISTNNNLASSNHGDGSSASSEEKPRLSLGSLLWYHIERLSNFGSIR from the exons ATGAGGATGACGCTGGGGGATGGATTtggtggtgctggtgctggtggaGCATACTTTGACCCGGATTTTGATTCTCTTATTGAACGCATTCAATCACCcag GGTGTGTATAGACAACGAGACTCGCCATGATTGCACTCTTGtcaag GTGGACAGTGCAAATAGGCCTGGGATACTTCTGGAGATGGTGCAGGTGCTCACTGACCTGGATCTTGTGATTTCAAAGTCCTACATCTCCTCTGATGGTGGATGGCTCATGGATG TGTTCCACGTGACGGACCACCAAGGGAAAAAGCTGACCGACCAATCACTCATCCTTTATATCCAACAG TCGCTGGTTGTTGGGAGGAAAGAGAGTGCCAGAGAGGTCAGGACTTGTTTAGGGGAGGCTGGTGGGCCCAGGACACCTGGCGGCAGAACACACTGTC TGGAGTTCACGGCGGCGGACCGGCCAGGGCTCTTGTCGGAGGTCTCCGCCGTGCTCGTCGAGCTAGATTGTCACGTGCTGTCCACCCAGGCATGGACACACAACTCACGTGCCGCTTGCATCATGACTCTTGTGGACACCCCTTCCGCCCGGCCCATTGTAAGCCGTGAACGTTTGGGCTATGTGGAGGAACAGGTTGGGAGTGTAGTGGGGGCCCATCGTGGGCCTGGTGAGAAAATGCATGTTAGTTTAAGTGGGCCCACT CCTGGTCGAGTCCATAGTGAGCGAAGGTTGCACCAGTTGATGCTGGAGGATGGGGACTATGAGGAAAGTCCTTTGCCGTTGCCGGTTGAAGGGGACCAGTTTGCAAAGGTGAACATTGAGGAGAGAAAGAAGGAGTCAATGGGGTTTGGATCAGGTGCGGCGAGGATGGTGACACAAGTGTCAGTGGATAGTTGGAAGGAGAGGGGGTATTCGGTTGTTAATGTTAGGAGTAGAGACAGACCCAAGTTGTTGTTTGATACTGTGTGTGCATTGACGGACATGCAGTATGCTGTGTTTCATGCTGCTGTTAGCTCTCATGGACCGGTTGCTTTGCAGGAGTATTACATCCGGCGAGTAGATGGGTGTACATTGGATGCGGAGGTGGAGAGACGACGAGTTACTCGGTGTTTGGTTGCAGCGATTGAACGCAGGGTATCTCAT GGAATGAGGTTGGATGTTTGCATGAGAGATAGGGTAGGATTGATAGCAGAGATCACAAGAGCAGTACGAGAGAATGGGTTGTCTTTGGCAAGGGTAGAGTGTAGATTGCAGAGGCAGATGATGGTAGGGTCATTTTTATGTGACCGATGCGTCGGGAGGGGAGTGGTCGATGAAAGGAGGGTGGAGGCGTTGCGAGAGCAGATTGGTGCCGGTGTTGATCTGGAGGTGAAGGGCTTATCGCCAATGCAGTCTCGTCGTATCAGCACTAACAACAACCTAGCCTCGTCGAACCATGGTGATGGTAGCAGTGCTAGCAGTGAAGAGAAGCCGAGACTATCTTTAGGGAGTCTGCTCTGGTATCACATTGAGCGTCTCTCCAACTTTGGGTCCATTAGATAA
- the LOC120274971 gene encoding pollen-specific leucine-rich repeat extensin-like protein 3, translating into MDSSFPPLSLHLYTPETHSQPPPPPAQPQPHFSSTLHSIKKPPVKSWRRSEQPPPRVYRVEPRGFRKLVQRLTGAPPKQAGSRPLRDTAPMPAPLELAPRPLPQPVQSQVELGPGPLLDNNGFMGFNISQPFYSGWCLSPLLSPGTLSALDHGSSPVL; encoded by the coding sequence ATGGACTCTTCTTTCCCTCCACTCTCTCTTCACCTTTACACACCGGAAACACACTcacaaccaccaccaccaccagcacaaCCACAGCCACACTTCAGTTCAACACTTCATTCCATTAAGAAGCCGCCGGTGAAGTCTTGGCGCCGGTCGGAGCAGCCACCTCCAAGAGTTTACCGTGTTGAGCCACGTGGATTCCGTAAACTAGTGCAACGACTCACCGGCGCACCACCAAAACAGGCTGGGTCACGGCCTCTTAGAGACACTGCACCGATGCCGGCTCCACTTGAGTTGGCACCCAGACCTTTGCCACAGCCTGTTCAGAGCCAAGTTGAGCTTGGTCCTGGTCCTTTGCTAGATAACAATGGCTTCATGGGGTTCAATATCTCTCAGCCGTTTTATTCTGGCTGGTGTTTGTCTCCATTACTCAGCCCTGGAACTTTGTCTGCTTTGGACCATGGCAGCAGCCCTGTGCtttga
- the LOC120274913 gene encoding uncharacterized protein LOC120274913 — protein sequence MMAWLARSLSAATMAAADDDPEAMAGHHESYDTNLEKRGGEEGSECSTRGVKEDLSELTKALSHQFWGVASFLAPPPSYTSAVSMPSCHSDPAEVSESQRIAGIRSDFAEISGRFRSGISRISSNKAVTEISKIASSFLPFGSDDSEDELGTSEGGWAIGVTAEVLAFARNIAMHPETWLDFPLYEDEEEPDELEFVVLLIMRFHVKVLSRVLDFMIFDMSDAQEEHALVVQHHEPRLAALKIELCPTHMSEGCFWKIYFLLLHSRLSKHDAELLSTRQVVEARARWLQELQNQARPELLRTSKGLAFKNEGFGSFSPEEKLSTQGSSSTLYAQRPLLPEFGKASSLPITDFVSEKHPTEIMGINNSIDKSVIMKQSQVRTGNKCLPWSASENSIHDDDDDDDDEWLEEETGEWNNSRSRTITLGIEDVSFSDLEDEDDT from the exons ATGATGGCGTGGTTGGCGAGGTCCCTTTCCGCCGCCACCATGGCCGCCGCCGACGACGATCCTGAAGCCATGGCCGGCCACCATGAGAGCTACGACACAAACCTTGAGAAacgaggaggagaagaaggatcgGAGTGCTCCACCCGTGGAGTCAAAGAGGACCTCTCGGAGCTCACCAAAGCCCTATCGCACCAGTTCTGGGGCGTCGCCTCCTTCCTCGCACCGCCGCCTTCCTATACCTCCGCCGTTTCAATGCCCTCCTGCCATTCGGACCCAGCTGAGGTCTCAGAGTCACAGCGAATCGCCGGGATCCGGAGCGATTTCGCGGAGATCAGCGGGAGGTTTAGGAGCGGGATCTCTAGGATCTCCAGTAACAAGGCAGTCACTGAGATATCGAAGATCGCATCTAGTTTTCTGCCCTTTGGCTCCGATGATTCAGAGGACGAGCTTGGAACGAGTGAGGGAGGCTGGGCGATTGGGGTTACTGCTGAGGTGCTTGCGTTCGCCAGGAACATTGCGATGCATCCGGAGACATGGCTGGATTTCCCTTTGTACGAGGATGAAGAAGAACCCGATG AACTAGAATTTGTGGTATTATTGATAATGAGATTCCATGTTAAAGTATTAAGTCGTGTTTTGGATTTCATG ATTTTTGACATGTCTGATGCCCAAGAAGAGCATGCCTTGGTTGTTCAGCATCATGAACCAAGGCTGGCCGCTCTGAAAATTGAGCTTTGCCCAACCCATATGAGCGAGGGATGCTTTTGGAAAATCTATTTTCTGCTTTTGCATTCCAGACTTAGTAAGCATGATGCTGAACTTCTATCAACACGTCAG GTTGTGGAAGCCCGAGCAAGATGGTTGCAAGAATTGCAAAATCAGGCAAGGCCAGAATTATTGAGAACCAGTAAAGGTTTAGCTTTCAAAAATGAGGGTTTCGGTTCATTTTCACCTGAAGAAAAATTGTCAACACAAGGATCATCAAGCACTCTTTATGCACAAAGACCCTTGTTGCCTGAATTTGGAAAAGCCTCCAGTTTACCTATCACTGACTTTGTGTCTGAAAAACACCCAACCGAGATCATGGGGATAAATAATAGTATTGATAAGTCGGTGATTATGAAACAGTCACAAGTCCGAACTGGAAATAAATGCCTTCCTTGGAGTGCTTCCGAAAACTCTatccatgatgatgatgatgatgatgatgatgagtggCTAGAAGAGGAGACTGGGGAATGGAACAACTCACGTTCTAGGACTATTACCTTAGGAATTGAAGATGTCTCCTTCAGTGATcttgaggatgaggatgatacTTAG